In the genome of Phycisphaeraceae bacterium, one region contains:
- a CDS encoding SLC13 family permease, producing MGFDGWFTLILIVGMIATLATNRFGTDIVILGVLTTLMVAGIVTPREAIAGFSNTGVLTVGMLYILAAGLKETGAMQMLTSRMLGRPGGLRSAQARIIAPVAILSAFVNNTPIVAMFLPVLSDWARRHNLSASKLFMPLSFAAILGGLCTLIGTSTNLVVAGLIEEHNKRAPLDEVSQLEPFTMFSITPVGLPVALVGIAYILVAGRKLLPDRDPKREQTEGAREYVTAMGVAPGSGIVGKTVEQAGLRHLPALYLARIERARETVVAVSPNEVLEPGDVLVFVGALDSVVDLQKIRGLEPIAEGDHPGGVRQLNKLVEVVVSRVSPLVGRSIREGAFRTTYNAVVIAVHRQGVKLQGKLGDIVLRPGDTLLVEAPTGWADLVKDSDAFHLVSELPEAAAPRHDRAYAALFILVATVACMTLFSQYTMVVAFCAAGAMVLLRCCTGPQARKSVEFPVLVVIAAAFGIGTAMENSGLASFLADNALGFAAQAGTLGLLAAVYITTVVFTSLITNNAAAVLVFPIAMNLAIAAGMRDFTPVAICIAIGASAEFMTPIGYQTNLMVMGPGRYKWVDYFRFGSPLMLLCGATCVLMAWLLYQ from the coding sequence ATGGGCTTCGACGGCTGGTTCACCCTCATCCTGATCGTCGGCATGATCGCCACCCTGGCGACCAACCGCTTCGGCACCGACATCGTCATCCTGGGCGTCCTCACCACGCTCATGGTCGCCGGCATCGTCACGCCCCGCGAAGCCATCGCCGGCTTCTCCAACACCGGCGTCCTCACCGTCGGGATGCTCTACATCCTCGCCGCCGGCCTCAAAGAAACCGGCGCGATGCAGATGCTCACCTCGCGCATGCTCGGCAGACCCGGCGGGCTCCGATCCGCGCAGGCGCGCATCATCGCGCCCGTCGCGATCCTCAGCGCCTTCGTCAACAACACGCCCATCGTCGCCATGTTCCTCCCCGTCCTCTCCGACTGGGCGCGCCGGCACAACCTCTCCGCCAGCAAACTCTTCATGCCCCTGTCCTTCGCCGCCATCCTGGGCGGGCTCTGCACCCTCATCGGCACCAGCACCAACCTCGTCGTCGCAGGGCTCATCGAAGAACACAACAAGCGCGCACCCCTCGACGAGGTCAGCCAGCTCGAACCCTTCACGATGTTCAGCATCACCCCCGTCGGCCTCCCCGTGGCCCTCGTGGGCATCGCCTACATCCTCGTCGCCGGTCGCAAACTCCTCCCCGACCGAGACCCCAAACGCGAACAGACCGAGGGCGCACGCGAGTACGTCACCGCCATGGGCGTCGCGCCCGGCAGCGGCATCGTCGGCAAAACCGTCGAACAGGCCGGACTGCGCCACCTCCCCGCCCTCTACCTTGCACGCATCGAACGCGCACGCGAGACCGTCGTCGCCGTCTCGCCCAACGAGGTCCTCGAGCCCGGCGATGTCCTCGTCTTCGTCGGCGCGCTCGACTCCGTCGTCGACCTCCAGAAGATCCGAGGCCTCGAGCCCATCGCCGAGGGCGACCACCCCGGGGGCGTCCGCCAACTCAACAAACTCGTCGAGGTCGTCGTCTCGCGCGTCTCCCCACTCGTCGGACGCTCCATCCGCGAGGGCGCCTTCCGCACCACCTACAACGCCGTCGTCATCGCCGTCCACCGCCAGGGCGTCAAGCTCCAGGGCAAACTCGGAGACATCGTCCTCCGACCCGGCGACACCCTCCTCGTCGAAGCGCCCACCGGCTGGGCCGACCTCGTCAAGGACTCCGACGCCTTCCACCTCGTCAGCGAGCTCCCCGAAGCCGCCGCCCCGCGCCACGATCGCGCCTACGCCGCGCTCTTCATCCTCGTCGCCACCGTCGCGTGCATGACACTCTTCAGCCAGTACACGATGGTCGTCGCCTTCTGCGCCGCAGGCGCGATGGTGCTCCTGCGATGCTGCACCGGCCCCCAGGCGCGCAAGTCGGTCGAGTTCCCCGTCCTCGTCGTCATCGCCGCCGCGTTCGGCATCGGCACCGCGATGGAGAACTCCGGCCTCGCGTCCTTCCTCGCAGACAACGCCCTTGGCTTCGCGGCACAGGCCGGAACGCTCGGCCTCCTCGCCGCCGTCTACATCACCACCGTCGTCTTCACCTCACTCATCACCAACAACGCCGCCGCCGTCCTCGTCTTCCCCATCGCGATGAACCTCGCCATCGCCGCCGGCATGCGCGACTTCACACCCGTCGCCATCTGCATCGCCATCGGCGCCTCCGCCGAGTTCATGACGCCCATCGGCTACCAGACCAACCTCATGGTCATGGGCCCGGGACGCTACAAGTGGGTCGACTACTTCCGCTTCGGCAGCCCGCTCATGCTGCTCTGCGGCGCCACCTGCGTCCTCATGGCGTGGCTCCTGTACCAATAA
- the cysC gene encoding adenylyl-sulfate kinase, with protein MPAIAACFVSGSTPTLQPPDTGPLTPPGQHPIAPRRRRPVAETKATNVHWHEGNITRDERWNALGCKGATLWFTGLSASGKSTIAVALEQVLVQMGQPAYRLDGDNIRMGLNKNLGFSAEDRAENIRRIGEVAKLFADSGVIALTSFISPYRADRDLCRELHKNDKLDFIEVFVDTPIDVCEQRDPKGLYKKARAGQIKGFTGIDDPYEAPNSPELVLKPATMSVQDSVDACVDMLKKRGLLKGGM; from the coding sequence ATACCCGCGATCGCGGCTTGTTTCGTTTCCGGCTCGACTCCTACCCTCCAACCCCCGGACACCGGCCCACTGACGCCGCCCGGGCAGCACCCCATCGCACCGAGGAGGAGACGACCCGTGGCCGAAACCAAAGCGACCAATGTCCACTGGCACGAGGGCAACATCACCCGCGACGAGCGCTGGAACGCCCTCGGCTGCAAGGGCGCAACCCTCTGGTTCACCGGCCTTTCCGCCTCCGGCAAGTCCACCATCGCCGTCGCCCTCGAGCAGGTCCTCGTCCAGATGGGCCAGCCCGCCTACCGCCTCGACGGCGACAACATCCGCATGGGCCTCAACAAGAACCTGGGCTTCTCCGCCGAGGACCGCGCCGAGAACATCCGGCGCATCGGCGAAGTCGCCAAGCTCTTCGCCGACAGCGGCGTCATCGCGCTGACCTCCTTCATCAGCCCCTACCGCGCCGACCGCGACCTCTGCCGCGAACTCCACAAGAACGACAAGCTCGACTTCATCGAGGTCTTCGTCGACACCCCCATCGATGTCTGCGAACAGCGCGACCCCAAGGGCCTCTACAAGAAGGCACGCGCCGGGCAGATCAAGGGCTTCACCGGCATCGACGACCCCTACGAGGCCCCCAACAGCCCCGAGCTCGTCCTCAAGCCCGCCACCATGTCCGTCCAGGACTCCGTCGACGCCTGCGTCGACATGCTCAAGAAGCGCGGCCTGCTCAAGGGCGGCATGTAA
- a CDS encoding sigma-70 family RNA polymerase sigma factor — MLNQLTTTFVARLRARDESAWYELWEIFGPVLRAQLNKWGGGRIGSQTVRDLSQETLAALSDSIDRYDPSRGARFSTWLLSIAKHTLGDEIDRRMAQKRGRGKRAASLEEDWMGGGSSPAARPDAQYEAMVFRAKVDAAIRMVQREADFMDFQIYRMRVLDGIEGKDVAVQLGVSEPTVSRRLAKVRTLLRDRLRQVISTYSFTEDEIAEPGRFGLELNPSKSDDALFDEAVAEIYLRQMELRKQDQASMLE; from the coding sequence ATGCTCAACCAACTCACCACCACCTTCGTCGCCCGGCTCCGCGCGCGCGACGAATCCGCTTGGTACGAGTTGTGGGAGATCTTCGGCCCCGTCCTGCGCGCCCAACTCAACAAGTGGGGGGGCGGACGCATCGGCTCCCAGACCGTCCGCGACCTCTCCCAGGAAACACTCGCCGCCCTGTCGGACTCCATCGACCGCTACGACCCCTCGCGCGGCGCCCGGTTCTCCACCTGGCTCCTCTCCATCGCCAAGCACACCCTGGGCGACGAGATCGACCGGCGCATGGCCCAGAAACGAGGGCGCGGCAAGCGGGCCGCCTCGCTCGAAGAAGACTGGATGGGGGGGGGCAGCAGCCCCGCCGCCAGGCCCGACGCGCAGTACGAAGCGATGGTCTTCCGCGCCAAGGTCGACGCCGCCATCCGCATGGTGCAGCGCGAGGCCGACTTCATGGACTTCCAGATCTATCGCATGCGCGTGCTCGACGGCATCGAGGGCAAGGACGTCGCCGTCCAACTCGGCGTGTCCGAGCCCACGGTCAGCCGGCGACTGGCCAAGGTCCGCACCCTGCTGCGCGACCGGCTCCGCCAGGTTATCTCCACCTATTCCTTCACCGAGGACGAGATCGCCGAGCCCGGACGCTTCGGGCTCGAACTCAACCCGTCGAAATCCGACGACGCCCTTTTCGATGAAGCCGTCGCGGAGATCTATCTGAGACAGATGGAGCTGCGCAAGCAGGACCAGGCATCGATGCTGGAGTGA
- a CDS encoding 3'(2'),5'-bisphosphate nucleotidase: MSELHSLLDATRDAVAQASVVCRAVQRDLNGIRSITKDDKSPVTIADFASQAIVAKVLRDRLGSVILVGEEGSATLRQPEYAGHLQAVVDAARLVWNDATTDDVLAAIDLGDARSPGASGAFWTLDPIDGTKGFLRGEQYAVSLAYILDGKVLVGGLGCPNLSLDFARSFDDPDPRGSIYLAAKGMGVLETTAELDHADPKKITRPAFNPATGIRACESVESAHSDHSASHKILAHAGGAGEPAKLDSQAKYAVVARGQADAYLRMPTKKGYVEKIWDHAAGAIVASEAGCAVSDITGAPLDFGQGEGLSNNRGIVCAAPGVQPRLVSAIRELGLASAGM, translated from the coding sequence ATGAGCGAACTCCACTCCCTCCTCGACGCCACGCGCGACGCCGTCGCGCAGGCATCCGTCGTCTGCCGCGCCGTCCAGCGCGACCTCAACGGCATCCGCTCCATCACCAAAGACGACAAGAGCCCCGTCACCATCGCCGACTTCGCCTCCCAGGCGATCGTCGCCAAGGTCCTGCGCGACCGGCTCGGCAGCGTCATCCTCGTGGGCGAAGAGGGCTCCGCCACCCTGCGCCAGCCAGAGTACGCCGGCCACCTGCAAGCCGTCGTCGACGCCGCGCGACTCGTCTGGAACGACGCGACCACCGACGATGTCCTCGCCGCGATCGACCTGGGCGACGCGCGATCACCCGGCGCTTCCGGCGCCTTCTGGACACTCGACCCCATCGACGGCACCAAGGGCTTCCTCCGCGGCGAGCAGTACGCCGTCTCCCTCGCCTACATCCTCGACGGCAAAGTCCTCGTCGGAGGGCTCGGCTGCCCCAACCTCTCCCTCGACTTCGCCCGATCCTTCGACGACCCCGACCCACGCGGCAGCATCTACCTCGCCGCCAAGGGCATGGGCGTCCTCGAAACCACCGCCGAACTCGACCACGCCGACCCGAAGAAGATCACGCGCCCCGCCTTCAACCCCGCCACCGGCATCCGCGCCTGCGAGTCCGTCGAGAGCGCCCACAGCGACCACTCCGCCTCCCACAAAATCCTCGCCCACGCCGGCGGCGCCGGAGAGCCCGCCAAGCTCGACAGCCAGGCAAAATACGCCGTCGTCGCGCGAGGCCAGGCCGACGCCTACCTGCGCATGCCCACCAAGAAGGGCTATGTGGAAAAGATCTGGGACCACGCCGCCGGCGCGATCGTCGCCTCCGAAGCCGGCTGCGCCGTCTCCGACATCACCGGCGCGCCGCTCGACTTCGGCCAGGGCGAAGGCCTCTCCAACAACCGCGGCATCGTCTGCGCCGCGCCGGGCGTCCAGCCACGCCTCGTCTCGGCAATCCGCGAACTCGGACTCGCCAGCGCCGGTATGTGA
- a CDS encoding VCBS repeat-containing protein, which produces MPTPTHPLAALALALTSCAGLSASSTAPSTPDAAGAERNLARYFGFDAPRFIVVDPGFGPVAVGDFNADGRLDLAIVNNRKSRIEVHLQRAASRVDEPSPTRTGARASNVNELTPSEWFDRVDIALRQRVTAIVAHDVDRDGRADILYAADGAELVAMRQTEAGRFDELSRTRVPGLSATRDGLKLADVMGPAGSGPELVTLVNGRIRVYPINERARLGEHLELGASDGARDQIVALYCADFTGNGLTDIIGVSPDSSTPIRLWAQESSPYDTADASGQRRGRRPGAELRFESPPLRDAQPVAFPNRAASSLAVIERTTNRVAIYDFVEQTIEPPAPSEGRVSERDVQADILPLPGGGGADRSRSVVVADLTGNGMTDLLAADASGNAMLLFAQKRGVPLREPERFSAFKSPKALAAGRWHNPGASGPLDVFVLSEEEKTVGVSRFENGRLTFPQPISLKTAGATPQAAAFVDLGAKDSPRPALAVVVELRREVFLEIHEPDASQRAPRAVKLDGVRRAPSAILSADVDQDGSVDLLLMTPGEPMVMVQGAASDDQDALRVLTDRLMPQFGLVQAAGPDNTAHFDIDGDGADELLIADANFIRAAKFDAASGWRVVEQVTDPETRGRFTGLTLLTEGSGARLVAADRAARRLVVFEKHNDAWRVADRMRLAGVEPASIFAGSFSGDSQPNLLALSGEAMGIVRFGGTRIVANAVAGFRADSDRRIDHDLEAGDINSDGFTDLVVLDAGQKMCTILTFSSRRDLLFATEFEVFQSRLFEAEQQRDLQPAQSIIADLTGDGADDLILLVHDRVVIYPQSTKPPVSP; this is translated from the coding sequence ATGCCCACCCCCACGCACCCCCTCGCCGCCCTCGCCCTCGCCCTGACCTCCTGCGCCGGGCTGAGCGCCTCCTCCACCGCCCCCTCCACGCCCGACGCCGCCGGCGCCGAGCGCAACCTCGCCCGCTACTTCGGCTTCGACGCCCCTCGCTTCATCGTCGTCGACCCCGGCTTCGGCCCCGTCGCCGTGGGCGACTTCAACGCCGACGGACGACTCGACCTCGCGATCGTCAACAACCGCAAGAGCCGCATCGAGGTCCACCTCCAGCGCGCCGCCAGCCGCGTCGACGAGCCCTCGCCCACGCGCACCGGCGCTCGCGCCTCCAACGTCAACGAACTCACACCCTCCGAGTGGTTCGACCGCGTCGACATCGCGCTCCGACAGCGCGTCACCGCCATCGTCGCCCACGATGTCGACCGCGACGGACGCGCCGACATCCTCTACGCCGCCGACGGCGCCGAACTCGTCGCCATGCGCCAGACCGAGGCCGGACGATTCGACGAGCTCTCACGCACGCGCGTCCCGGGCCTCTCCGCCACCAGAGACGGGCTCAAACTCGCCGATGTCATGGGCCCCGCCGGCAGCGGGCCCGAACTCGTCACCCTCGTCAACGGACGCATCCGCGTCTACCCCATCAACGAGCGCGCCCGGCTCGGCGAGCACCTCGAACTCGGCGCCAGCGACGGCGCACGCGACCAGATCGTCGCCCTCTACTGCGCCGACTTCACCGGCAACGGTCTCACCGACATCATCGGCGTCTCCCCCGACTCCTCCACCCCCATCCGACTGTGGGCGCAGGAGAGCAGCCCCTACGACACCGCCGACGCCAGCGGCCAGCGCCGTGGGCGCCGACCCGGCGCCGAACTCCGCTTCGAGTCGCCGCCCCTGCGCGACGCGCAGCCCGTCGCATTCCCCAACCGCGCCGCGTCCTCACTCGCCGTCATCGAACGCACCACCAACCGCGTCGCGATCTACGACTTCGTCGAGCAGACCATCGAACCGCCCGCGCCCAGCGAGGGCCGCGTCTCCGAGCGCGATGTCCAGGCCGATATCCTCCCGCTCCCGGGCGGAGGCGGCGCAGACCGCTCGCGCTCCGTCGTCGTCGCCGACCTCACCGGCAACGGGATGACCGACCTCCTCGCCGCCGACGCGTCCGGCAACGCCATGCTCCTCTTCGCGCAGAAGCGCGGCGTGCCCCTGCGCGAGCCCGAACGCTTCAGCGCGTTCAAGTCACCCAAGGCGCTCGCCGCCGGGCGCTGGCACAACCCCGGCGCCTCCGGCCCGCTCGATGTCTTCGTCCTCAGCGAAGAAGAGAAAACCGTCGGCGTCAGCCGCTTCGAGAACGGGCGCCTCACCTTCCCCCAGCCCATCTCGCTCAAGACCGCCGGCGCGACGCCCCAGGCCGCCGCCTTCGTCGACCTGGGCGCCAAGGACTCGCCCCGACCCGCGCTCGCCGTCGTCGTCGAACTCCGCCGAGAGGTCTTCCTCGAGATCCACGAGCCCGACGCCTCCCAGCGCGCGCCCCGCGCCGTCAAACTCGACGGCGTCCGACGCGCGCCCAGCGCGATCCTCAGCGCCGATGTCGATCAGGACGGCTCCGTCGATCTCCTCCTCATGACCCCCGGCGAGCCCATGGTCATGGTCCAGGGCGCAGCCAGCGACGACCAAGACGCGCTGCGCGTCCTCACCGACCGCCTCATGCCCCAGTTCGGCCTCGTCCAGGCCGCCGGCCCCGACAACACCGCCCACTTCGACATCGACGGCGACGGCGCCGACGAGCTCCTCATCGCCGACGCCAACTTCATCCGCGCCGCGAAGTTCGACGCCGCCTCCGGCTGGCGCGTCGTCGAGCAGGTCACCGACCCCGAAACCCGCGGCCGATTCACCGGGCTCACGCTCCTCACCGAGGGCTCGGGCGCCCGGCTCGTCGCCGCCGACCGCGCCGCGCGACGCCTCGTCGTCTTCGAGAAGCACAACGACGCCTGGCGCGTCGCCGATCGAATGCGCCTCGCAGGCGTCGAGCCCGCCTCCATCTTCGCCGGCTCCTTCTCGGGCGACTCCCAGCCCAACCTCCTCGCACTCTCCGGCGAAGCCATGGGCATCGTCCGCTTCGGCGGCACGCGCATCGTCGCCAACGCCGTCGCCGGATTCCGCGCCGACAGCGACCGACGCATCGACCACGACCTCGAAGCCGGCGACATCAACTCCGACGGCTTCACCGACCTCGTCGTCCTCGACGCCGGCCAGAAGATGTGCACCATCCTCACCTTCTCCAGCCGACGCGACCTCCTCTTCGCCACCGAGTTCGAAGTCTTCCAGTCGCGACTCTTCGAGGCCGAGCAGCAGCGCGACCTCCAGCCCGCCCAGTCCATCATCGCCGACCTCACCGGCGACGGCGCCGACGACCTCATCCTCCTCGTCCACGACCGCGTCGTCATCTACCCCCAGTCCACCAAACCCCCCGTCTCGCCCTGA
- a CDS encoding trypsin-like peptidase domain-containing protein, protein MTTRRDRLLGVLTGCVVASASCGAWAQGADRAVDRVVFTDGRVVSAPIIKEALDAVWLDLGYDVVRVPRTSVERIERAERDGDEDAVDASGPAGRLYRVADGNAPERSPKEQAERVGGAVVLINTPRALGSGFLINDEGYAITNAHVIQGETRLRATVFLKEAGALRRLSIEEVEILAVNNHLDLALIRLTHPRGERFPFVHLNLDDELVAGQTVFAIGAPLGLERTLTEGVIATTLRNFQGVTYIQTTAQINPGNSGGPLFNTRGEVIGVANMKIPFGEGLGFAIPMRYVRDFVRNRDAFAYDKTNPNSGYTYNAPPPRLEFGVAPALDDSESR, encoded by the coding sequence GTGACGACACGACGAGACAGGCTGCTGGGTGTGCTGACGGGGTGCGTGGTGGCGTCGGCGTCGTGCGGCGCGTGGGCCCAGGGCGCCGACCGGGCGGTGGATCGGGTGGTGTTCACGGACGGGCGGGTGGTGAGCGCCCCGATCATCAAGGAGGCGCTCGACGCGGTCTGGCTGGACCTTGGGTACGACGTCGTGCGCGTGCCGCGGACCAGCGTGGAGCGGATCGAGCGTGCGGAGCGTGACGGCGACGAGGACGCGGTGGACGCGTCGGGGCCCGCGGGTCGGCTGTACCGGGTGGCGGACGGGAACGCGCCGGAGCGTTCGCCCAAGGAGCAGGCGGAGCGGGTGGGCGGCGCGGTGGTGCTGATCAACACGCCGCGCGCGCTGGGTTCGGGGTTTCTGATCAACGACGAGGGGTACGCGATCACGAACGCGCATGTGATCCAGGGCGAGACGCGACTTCGCGCGACGGTGTTTCTGAAGGAAGCGGGCGCGCTGCGTCGTCTGTCGATCGAGGAGGTCGAGATCCTGGCGGTGAACAACCATCTGGATCTGGCGCTGATCCGTCTGACGCACCCGCGCGGGGAGCGATTCCCGTTCGTGCATCTGAACCTGGACGACGAGCTGGTGGCTGGTCAGACGGTGTTTGCGATCGGGGCGCCTCTGGGTCTGGAGCGGACGCTGACGGAGGGCGTGATCGCGACGACGCTGCGGAACTTCCAGGGCGTGACGTACATTCAGACGACGGCGCAGATCAACCCGGGGAATTCGGGCGGTCCGCTGTTCAACACGCGCGGGGAGGTGATCGGCGTGGCGAACATGAAGATCCCGTTCGGGGAGGGTCTGGGGTTCGCGATCCCGATGCGGTACGTGCGTGATTTCGTGAGGAATCGGGACGCGTTCGCGTACGACAAGACCAACCCGAACAGCGGGTACACATACAACGCCCCGCCGCCGCGCCTGGAGTTTGGCGTGGCGCCGGCGCTGGATGATTCGGAATCACGATGA
- a CDS encoding SUMF1/EgtB/PvdO family nonheme iron enzyme, with the protein MSFRQSKPVVCALFAAVALSGAAFSQGVHNNQYLQFTQAHGMTFSTIGDVGNPSYNFRGPFNINYSIGAVDYEYRIATTETTASQYAQFVDVYRHFVPADERQTLAGRSLDYLGMSGGVPTYALDPGWENRPAFASFRYFARMANWLHHGAPDLANATHETFTTGAYNDTVIGPRASGAQVWIPSWDEWVKAAYWDPNRNGQGEGGYWLYPDASDTPLTPGDPGLGGETNAGSGAEWPADHFQPWDVGSYPDVQTPWGLLDASGGGREWTDSQAFAPLDGRYVMSSGRRPTPLTPGDPLFVDDIEFFFFDRDINSFYVTVRFAAAIPSPGALGLGAIAALVSLRRSR; encoded by the coding sequence ATGTCATTTCGCCAGTCTAAACCCGTCGTGTGTGCCCTCTTCGCCGCCGTTGCGCTGAGCGGCGCGGCGTTCTCACAGGGCGTGCACAACAACCAGTACCTGCAGTTCACGCAGGCCCACGGCATGACCTTCAGCACGATCGGCGATGTCGGCAATCCGTCCTATAACTTCCGCGGACCCTTCAACATCAACTACTCCATCGGCGCGGTCGACTACGAGTACCGCATCGCGACTACCGAAACGACAGCGTCTCAATACGCGCAGTTCGTCGATGTCTACCGTCACTTCGTGCCGGCCGATGAGCGACAGACACTCGCCGGAAGATCTTTGGACTACCTCGGGATGTCGGGTGGTGTTCCTACTTACGCCCTTGATCCGGGCTGGGAAAACCGCCCGGCGTTTGCGAGTTTCCGCTATTTCGCGCGCATGGCCAACTGGCTGCACCACGGCGCCCCCGACCTGGCCAACGCGACGCACGAGACCTTCACCACCGGCGCGTACAACGACACGGTGATCGGGCCGCGCGCGTCGGGCGCGCAGGTGTGGATCCCCTCGTGGGACGAGTGGGTGAAGGCGGCGTACTGGGACCCCAATCGAAACGGCCAGGGCGAGGGTGGGTACTGGCTGTACCCCGACGCGAGCGACACGCCGCTGACGCCGGGCGACCCGGGGCTGGGCGGCGAGACCAACGCGGGCAGCGGGGCGGAGTGGCCCGCGGATCATTTCCAGCCGTGGGATGTGGGGAGTTACCCGGATGTGCAGACCCCTTGGGGCCTTTTGGACGCGTCGGGCGGCGGTCGGGAGTGGACGGACTCGCAGGCGTTCGCCCCGCTCGATGGCCGTTATGTGATGTCGAGCGGGCGGCGCCCCACGCCGCTGACCCCGGGCGACCCGCTCTTCGTGGACGATATCGAGTTCTTCTTCTTCGACAGAGACATCAACAGTTTCTATGTGACGGTCCGTTTCGCTGCGGCGATCCCTTCTCCGGGTGCTCTGGGGCTTGGCGCGATCGCCGCGCTTGTTTCCTTGCGTAGGAGTCGATGA
- a CDS encoding trypsin-like peptidase domain-containing protein has protein sequence MTRSRPLARALCIGAISLGALSNLALAQTETEQQAIHAANNLSAAFRFAAQRMRPSVVALYTTRDETFYRTDIYGRRIPYSQRQRTGLGSGVILDAQGNILTNNHVIEGASELRVRLEWGEELVAQLVGADPRTDLAVIRIDPGALTRAVTPASFGNSDALEVGDWVLAVGSPLGLEQTVTAGIVSAIGRTQQGILGRDGYEDFIQTDAAINPGNSGGPLVTLTGEVVGINSAIRTAGPIGGSIGLGFSIPAALARNIAQQLIDTGYVRRGYLGVGGNPLTAEAAIALELPPTTKGFIVREVEPNAPAAEIGVRRGDVITTINSRPINDFNDLRLAVSTVRPGEEIVIEILRGTQPLRLATRVSERPGAIFTDANYGLLLTDSGQRGAALLRQTGVRGASVARVFPGTPASEAGITEGEIILAIDRAGVDSPAMVTQILRGYPLGASAVLTVVDDQGRRAEKVLRIPQR, from the coding sequence ATGACCCGTTCCCGTCCACTCGCACGCGCACTCTGCATCGGCGCGATCTCCCTCGGCGCGCTCTCCAACCTCGCGCTCGCGCAGACCGAGACCGAGCAGCAGGCCATCCACGCCGCCAACAACCTCTCCGCCGCATTCCGCTTCGCCGCACAGCGCATGCGACCCTCCGTCGTCGCGCTCTACACCACGCGCGACGAGACCTTCTATCGCACCGATATCTACGGCCGGCGCATCCCCTACAGCCAGCGCCAGCGCACCGGCCTCGGCTCGGGCGTCATCCTCGACGCCCAGGGCAACATCCTCACCAACAACCATGTCATCGAGGGCGCCAGCGAGCTGCGCGTCCGCCTCGAGTGGGGCGAAGAACTCGTCGCGCAACTCGTCGGCGCCGACCCGCGAACCGACCTCGCCGTCATCCGCATCGACCCCGGCGCGCTCACCCGCGCCGTCACGCCCGCTTCCTTCGGGAACTCCGACGCCCTCGAGGTCGGCGACTGGGTCCTCGCCGTCGGCTCGCCCCTGGGTCTCGAACAGACCGTCACCGCCGGCATCGTCAGCGCCATCGGACGAACCCAGCAGGGCATCCTCGGACGCGACGGCTACGAGGACTTCATCCAGACCGACGCCGCCATCAACCCCGGAAACTCCGGCGGCCCCCTCGTCACCCTCACCGGCGAGGTCGTCGGCATCAACTCCGCCATCCGCACCGCAGGCCCCATCGGGGGCAGCATCGGCCTGGGCTTCAGCATCCCCGCCGCCCTCGCGCGCAACATCGCCCAGCAGCTGATCGACACCGGCTATGTCAGGCGCGGCTATCTGGGCGTCGGTGGAAACCCCCTCACCGCCGAGGCCGCGATCGCGCTCGAACTCCCCCCCACAACAAAGGGCTTTATTGTGCGCGAGGTCGAGCCCAACGCGCCCGCCGCCGAAATCGGCGTGCGCCGGGGCGATGTCATCACGACCATCAACTCCCGACCTATCAACGACTTCAACGACCTGCGCCTCGCCGTCTCCACCGTGCGACCCGGCGAAGAGATCGTCATCGAGATCCTCCGGGGAACACAGCCCCTGCGCCTCGCGACGCGCGTCAGCGAGCGACCCGGCGCGATCTTTACTGACGCAAACTACGGACTCTTGCTCACCGATTCGGGGCAGCGAGGCGCCGCGCTCCTCCGACAAACCGGCGTCCGCGGCGCAAGCGTTGCGCGGGTTTTCCCCGGAACTCCCGCCTCCGAAGCGGGCATCACCGAGGGCGAGATCATCCTCGCCATCGACCGCGCAGGCGTCGACTCGCCCGCCATGGTCACCCAGATCCTGCGCGGATACCCCCTCGGCGCCTCCGCCGTCCTGACCGTCGTCGACGACCAGGGCCGCCGCGCAGAGAAAGTTTTGCGGATACCTCAAAGATGA